The following coding sequences lie in one Arabidopsis thaliana chromosome 3, partial sequence genomic window:
- the CRSH gene encoding Ca2+-activated RelA/spot-like protein, whose product MKILPQFSKSISNSQMSVIRPSPIPIPRCRSQVLHRRLYSIQLIQRRRRRWNPRSEVEDTAIESTARSPEAAGGKMVVELVGAFNEVTERMNSVWLSTSSSRLLFKALKLSIPILQSLPLASDGRSPLSKALSLSIILADLQMDAEVISASILSEVVDANAISIYEVRDHIGTGTAHLLHEIFRVKNIPFKVDVLDDETAASLRKFYLTYYDIRAVIMDLVSKLDEMRHLDHLPRYRQQILSLEVLKIYSPLAHAVGANHLSLELEDISFRYLFPCSYIYLDSWLRGHENGSKPLIDVYKEQLHRSLKDDLVLAEMVNDVYIKGRYKSRYSMMKKLLRDGRKPEEVNDVLGLRVILMPNSVVNDVEVGEKACYRTSEIIRSLWKEIPHRTKDYIARPKENGYRSLHMAVDVSDSDQIRPLMEIQIRTMDMDGSANAGTASHSLYKGGLTDPKEAKRLKAIMLAAADLAAIRLKDISSNKHQSFKTTTNQRDRVFCLLDKNGDGMISIEELMEVMEELGAPGEDAEEMMQLLDSNSDGSLSSDEFDTFQKQVEFMRKWEDRDNEYKSLLDEKLHDLPHQDTTGLIQLYNKELEDRLSTH is encoded by the exons ATGAAAATTTTGcctcaattttcaaaatcaatctcaAATTCTCAAATGTCTGTGATTCGTCCTTCTCCGATTCCAATTCCGAGATGCAGATCTCAGGTACTGCATCGTCGTCTTTATTCGATTCAATTGATTCAGCGACGACGTCGACGGTGGAATCCGAGGTCGGAGGTGGAGGATACTGCGATTGAATCGACGGCTCGGTCTCCGGAGGCAGCGGGAGGGAAAATGGTGGTGGAGCTTGTTGGAGCTTTCAACGAAGTAACGGAGAGGATGAATTCGGTTTGGTTGTCGACGTCTTCGTCTAGGTTACTCTTTAAAGCTCTCAAGCTCTCGATTCCGATTTTACAGTCTCTTCCTCTTGCCTCTGATGGTCGCTCTCCTCTTTCTAAGGCTCTCTCACTCTCTATCATTCTCGCAGATCTCCAG ATGGATGCAGAAGTTATCTCGGCGAGTATATTGAGTGAGGTGGTGGACGCGAATGCGATATCTATATATGAAGTTAGAGACCATATTGGTACTGGAACTGCTCATCTGCTTCATGAGATTTTTCGTGTGAAGAATATTCCTTTTAAAGTTGATGTGTTAGACGATGAAACTGCTGCTTCATTGAGAAAGTTCTATTTAACCTACTATGACATCAGAGCTGTGATTATGGATTTGGTTTCAAAGCTTGATGAGATGAGGCATTTGGATCACTTGCCAAGGTATCGCCAGCAGATTCTCTCTCTTGAAGTGTTGAAGATTTATTCTCCTTTAGCTCATGCGGTGGGGGCTAATCACCTGTCACTTGAGCTCGAGGACATCTCTTTCCGTTATCTTTTTCCGTGTTCGTATATATACTTAGATTCATGGTTAAGAGGTCACGAGAACGGGTCTAAACCGTTGATAGACGTGTACAAAGAGCAGCTTCATCGGTCTTTGAAggatgatttggttttggctgAAATGGTGaatgatgtatatattaaaGGTCGGTATAAAAGTCGGTACAGCATGATGAAGAAGCTCCTAAGAGATGGGCGTAAACCGGAAGAAGTGAACGATGTGCTTGGTCTACGGGTCATATTAATGCCTAATTCTGTAGTAAACGATGTTGAAGTTGGCGAAAAAGCCTGTTACAGAACAAGTGAGATTATCCGGTCTTTGTGGAAGGAGATTCCGCATAGAACAAAAGACTACATTGCTAGGCCAAAGGAAAATGGGTATAGGAGTTTACACATGGCAGTTGATGTTAGCGACAGCGATCAGATAAGACCTTTGATGGAGATACAAATACGGACAATGGATATGGATGGATCCGCTAATGCTGGAACAGCATCACATTCTTTGTATAAAGGCGGTCTAACCGACCCAAAAGAG GCGAAGCGGCTTAAAGCGATAATGTTGGCAGCAGCGGATCTTGCAGCGATTCGTCTCAAAGATATCTCATCAAATAAACACCAAAGCTTCAAGACAACAACGAACCAGAGAGACAGAGTGTTTTGCCTTCTGGACAAAAACGGGGACGGAATGATCAGCATAGAGGAACTAATGGAAGTGATGGAAGAGCTTGGAGCTCCAGGTGAAGACGCAGAGGAGATGATGCAGCTTCTTGACTCTAACAGCGATGGATCTCTTAGTTCAGACGAATTCGATACGTTTCAGAAACAA GTAGAGTTCATGCGTAAATGGGAAGATAGAGATAACGAGTACAAGAGTCTTTTAGACGAGAAGCTTCATGATCTTCCACATCAAGATACCACAGGTTTGATACAGTTATACAATAAAGAGCTTGAGGATCGTCTCTCAACCcattaa
- the CRSH gene encoding Ca2+-activated RelA/spot-like protein: protein MSVIRPSPIPIPRCRSQVLHRRLYSIQLIQRRRRRWNPRSEVEDTAIESTARSPEAAGGKMVVELVGAFNEVTERMNSVWLSTSSSRLLFKALKLSIPILQSLPLASDGRSPLSKALSLSIILADLQMDAEVISASILSEVVDANAISIYEVRDHIGTGTAHLLHEIFRVKNIPFKVDVLDDETAASLRKFYLTYYDIRAVIMDLVSKLDEMRHLDHLPRYRQQILSLEVLKIYSPLAHAVGANHLSLELEDISFRYLFPCSYIYLDSWLRGHENGSKPLIDVYKEQLHRSLKDDLVLAEMVNDVYIKGRYKSRYSMMKKLLRDGRKPEEVNDVLGLRVILMPNSVVNDVEVGEKACYRTSEIIRSLWKEIPHRTKDYIARPKENGYRSLHMAVDVSDSDQIRPLMEIQIRTMDMDGSANAGTASHSLYKGGLTDPKEVSTSVIF from the exons ATGTCTGTGATTCGTCCTTCTCCGATTCCAATTCCGAGATGCAGATCTCAGGTACTGCATCGTCGTCTTTATTCGATTCAATTGATTCAGCGACGACGTCGACGGTGGAATCCGAGGTCGGAGGTGGAGGATACTGCGATTGAATCGACGGCTCGGTCTCCGGAGGCAGCGGGAGGGAAAATGGTGGTGGAGCTTGTTGGAGCTTTCAACGAAGTAACGGAGAGGATGAATTCGGTTTGGTTGTCGACGTCTTCGTCTAGGTTACTCTTTAAAGCTCTCAAGCTCTCGATTCCGATTTTACAGTCTCTTCCTCTTGCCTCTGATGGTCGCTCTCCTCTTTCTAAGGCTCTCTCACTCTCTATCATTCTCGCAGATCTCCAG ATGGATGCAGAAGTTATCTCGGCGAGTATATTGAGTGAGGTGGTGGACGCGAATGCGATATCTATATATGAAGTTAGAGACCATATTGGTACTGGAACTGCTCATCTGCTTCATGAGATTTTTCGTGTGAAGAATATTCCTTTTAAAGTTGATGTGTTAGACGATGAAACTGCTGCTTCATTGAGAAAGTTCTATTTAACCTACTATGACATCAGAGCTGTGATTATGGATTTGGTTTCAAAGCTTGATGAGATGAGGCATTTGGATCACTTGCCAAGGTATCGCCAGCAGATTCTCTCTCTTGAAGTGTTGAAGATTTATTCTCCTTTAGCTCATGCGGTGGGGGCTAATCACCTGTCACTTGAGCTCGAGGACATCTCTTTCCGTTATCTTTTTCCGTGTTCGTATATATACTTAGATTCATGGTTAAGAGGTCACGAGAACGGGTCTAAACCGTTGATAGACGTGTACAAAGAGCAGCTTCATCGGTCTTTGAAggatgatttggttttggctgAAATGGTGaatgatgtatatattaaaGGTCGGTATAAAAGTCGGTACAGCATGATGAAGAAGCTCCTAAGAGATGGGCGTAAACCGGAAGAAGTGAACGATGTGCTTGGTCTACGGGTCATATTAATGCCTAATTCTGTAGTAAACGATGTTGAAGTTGGCGAAAAAGCCTGTTACAGAACAAGTGAGATTATCCGGTCTTTGTGGAAGGAGATTCCGCATAGAACAAAAGACTACATTGCTAGGCCAAAGGAAAATGGGTATAGGAGTTTACACATGGCAGTTGATGTTAGCGACAGCGATCAGATAAGACCTTTGATGGAGATACAAATACGGACAATGGATATGGATGGATCCGCTAATGCTGGAACAGCATCACATTCTTTGTATAAAGGCGGTCTAACCGACCCAAAAGAGGTAAGCACTTCTGTGATTTTTTAG
- the CRSH gene encoding Ca2+-activated RelA/spot-like protein (Ca2+-activated RelA/spot homolog (CRSH); FUNCTIONS IN: GTP diphosphokinase activity, calcium ion binding; INVOLVED IN: guanosine tetraphosphate metabolic process; LOCATED IN: chloroplast; EXPRESSED IN: 22 plant structures; EXPRESSED DURING: 13 growth stages; CONTAINS InterPro DOMAIN/s: EF-Hand 1, calcium-binding site (InterPro:IPR018247), EF-HAND 2 (InterPro:IPR018249), EF-hand-like domain (InterPro:IPR011992), Calcium-binding EF-hand (InterPro:IPR002048), EF-hand (InterPro:IPR018248), RelA/SpoT (InterPro:IPR007685); BEST Arabidopsis thaliana protein match is: RELA/SPOT homolog 3 (TAIR:AT1G54130.1); Has 14021 Blast hits to 13962 proteins in 3173 species: Archae - 6; Bacteria - 8120; Metazoa - 1259; Fungi - 992; Plants - 727; Viruses - 0; Other Eukaryotes - 2917 (source: NCBI BLink).), with protein MSVIRPSPIPIPRCRSQVLHRRLYSIQLIQRRRRRWNPRSEVEDTAIESTARSPEAAGGKMVVELVGAFNEVTERMNSVWLSTSSSRLLFKALKLSIPILQSLPLASDGRSPLSKALSLSIILADLQMDAEVISASILSEVVDANAISIYEVRDHIGTGTAHLLHEIFRVKNIPFKVDVLDDETAASLRKFYLTYYDIRAVIMDLVSKLDEMRHLDHLPRYRQQILSLEVLKIYSPLAHAVGANHLSLELEDISFRYLFPCSYIYLDSWLRGHENGSKPLIDVYKEQLHRSLKDDLVLAEMVNDVYIKGRYKSRYSMMKKLLRDGRKPEEVNDVLGLRVILMPNSVVNDVEVGEKACYRTSEIIRSLWKEIPHRTKDYIARPKENGYRSLHMAVDVSDSDQIRPLMEIQIRTMDMDGSANAGTASHSLYKGGLTDPKEAKRLKAIMLAAADLAAIRLKDISSNKHQSFKTTTNQRDRVFCLLDKNGDGMISIEELMEVMEELGAPGEDAEEMMQLLDSNSDGSLSSDEFDTFQKQVEFMRKWEDRDNEYKSLLDEKLHDLPHQDTTGLIQLYNKELEDRLSTH; from the exons ATGTCTGTGATTCGTCCTTCTCCGATTCCAATTCCGAGATGCAGATCTCAGGTACTGCATCGTCGTCTTTATTCGATTCAATTGATTCAGCGACGACGTCGACGGTGGAATCCGAGGTCGGAGGTGGAGGATACTGCGATTGAATCGACGGCTCGGTCTCCGGAGGCAGCGGGAGGGAAAATGGTGGTGGAGCTTGTTGGAGCTTTCAACGAAGTAACGGAGAGGATGAATTCGGTTTGGTTGTCGACGTCTTCGTCTAGGTTACTCTTTAAAGCTCTCAAGCTCTCGATTCCGATTTTACAGTCTCTTCCTCTTGCCTCTGATGGTCGCTCTCCTCTTTCTAAGGCTCTCTCACTCTCTATCATTCTCGCAGATCTCCAG ATGGATGCAGAAGTTATCTCGGCGAGTATATTGAGTGAGGTGGTGGACGCGAATGCGATATCTATATATGAAGTTAGAGACCATATTGGTACTGGAACTGCTCATCTGCTTCATGAGATTTTTCGTGTGAAGAATATTCCTTTTAAAGTTGATGTGTTAGACGATGAAACTGCTGCTTCATTGAGAAAGTTCTATTTAACCTACTATGACATCAGAGCTGTGATTATGGATTTGGTTTCAAAGCTTGATGAGATGAGGCATTTGGATCACTTGCCAAGGTATCGCCAGCAGATTCTCTCTCTTGAAGTGTTGAAGATTTATTCTCCTTTAGCTCATGCGGTGGGGGCTAATCACCTGTCACTTGAGCTCGAGGACATCTCTTTCCGTTATCTTTTTCCGTGTTCGTATATATACTTAGATTCATGGTTAAGAGGTCACGAGAACGGGTCTAAACCGTTGATAGACGTGTACAAAGAGCAGCTTCATCGGTCTTTGAAggatgatttggttttggctgAAATGGTGaatgatgtatatattaaaGGTCGGTATAAAAGTCGGTACAGCATGATGAAGAAGCTCCTAAGAGATGGGCGTAAACCGGAAGAAGTGAACGATGTGCTTGGTCTACGGGTCATATTAATGCCTAATTCTGTAGTAAACGATGTTGAAGTTGGCGAAAAAGCCTGTTACAGAACAAGTGAGATTATCCGGTCTTTGTGGAAGGAGATTCCGCATAGAACAAAAGACTACATTGCTAGGCCAAAGGAAAATGGGTATAGGAGTTTACACATGGCAGTTGATGTTAGCGACAGCGATCAGATAAGACCTTTGATGGAGATACAAATACGGACAATGGATATGGATGGATCCGCTAATGCTGGAACAGCATCACATTCTTTGTATAAAGGCGGTCTAACCGACCCAAAAGAG GCGAAGCGGCTTAAAGCGATAATGTTGGCAGCAGCGGATCTTGCAGCGATTCGTCTCAAAGATATCTCATCAAATAAACACCAAAGCTTCAAGACAACAACGAACCAGAGAGACAGAGTGTTTTGCCTTCTGGACAAAAACGGGGACGGAATGATCAGCATAGAGGAACTAATGGAAGTGATGGAAGAGCTTGGAGCTCCAGGTGAAGACGCAGAGGAGATGATGCAGCTTCTTGACTCTAACAGCGATGGATCTCTTAGTTCAGACGAATTCGATACGTTTCAGAAACAA GTAGAGTTCATGCGTAAATGGGAAGATAGAGATAACGAGTACAAGAGTCTTTTAGACGAGAAGCTTCATGATCTTCCACATCAAGATACCACAGGTTTGATACAGTTATACAATAAAGAGCTTGAGGATCGTCTCTCAACCcattaa
- a CDS encoding F-box/associated interaction domain protein (F-box and associated interaction domains-containing protein; CONTAINS InterPro DOMAIN/s: F-box domain, cyclin-like (InterPro:IPR001810), F-box domain, Skp2-like (InterPro:IPR022364), F-box associated domain, type 1 (InterPro:IPR006527), F-box associated interaction domain (InterPro:IPR017451); BEST Arabidopsis thaliana protein match is: F-box and associated interaction domains-containing protein (TAIR:AT1G62270.1); Has 2096 Blast hits to 2033 proteins in 50 species: Archae - 0; Bacteria - 0; Metazoa - 0; Fungi - 0; Plants - 2094; Viruses - 0; Other Eukaryotes - 2 (source: NCBI BLink).): MMTLQSSPMSVLTEDLVEDILSRVPATSLVRLRSTCKQWNAILNDRRFIKKHFDTAEKEYLDMLLRSLRVSSMSVNLHGLHDNIDPSIELKRELNLKGLLCNSGKVESFEVFHCNGLLLFTNTSTIVVWNPCTGQTKWIQTESANTRYHKYALGYENKNLCRDYKILRFLDDGTNFELEIYEFNSSSWRVLDSVEIDFELDIGSQGMSVKGNTYWIVIDDHEVDGELVNCFLTSFDFTRERFGPHVCLPFQTSWYSDVISLSSVREERLSVLFHEEDSLTMEIWVTNDITDTIVTSWSKFLRVDLYTHRFYNGVTFFIDEENKAAVFSEDVPDDSDDIHSIVYIIGQDRLRIVDLEDGPFWPQMFCYVPSLVQI, encoded by the coding sequence ATGATGACATTACAATCTTCTCCCATGTCCGTTCTTACCGAAGATTTGGTAGAGGATATACTCTCTAGGGTTCCAGCGACATCTCTAGTTCGATTACGATCTACTTGCAAACAGTGGAACGCAATATTAAATGATCGTAGATTCATCAAGAAGCACTTTGATACAGCAGAAAAGGAGTATTTGGATATGTTGTTAAGGAGTCTTAGGGTTTCTTCGATGAGTGTCAATCTCCATGGACTTCATGACAACATTGATCCTTCTATAGAGCTAAAGCGTGAACTTAACCTAAAAGGTCTCCTTTGTAATTCAGGTAAAGTCGAGAGTTTTGAAGTCTTTCACTGTAACGGGTTATTGCTATTCACCAACACTAGCACTATCGTGGTTTGGAACCCTTGTACGGGTCAAACCAAGTGGATCCAAACTGAAAGTGCTAACACTAGATACCATAAGTATGCTCTCGGatacgaaaacaaaaatttgtgcCGTGATTACAAAATCCTAAGGTTCTTGGATGATGGAACTAATTTTGAGTTGGAAATCTACGAGTTTAATTCGAGTTCATGGAGGGTTCTTGATAGTGTCGAAATAGACTTCGAACTAGACATAGGTAGCCAAGGCATGTCAGTAAAGGGGAATACTTATTGGATCGTTATAGATGATCATGAAGTAGATGGAGAATTAGTCAATTGTTTCTtaacaagttttgattttacaagagAAAGATTTGGGCCACATGTGTGCCTTCCGTTTCAAACTAGTTGGTATAGCGATGTGATCTCACTATCTTCTGTAAGAGAAGAGCGGCTTTCAGTCTTGTTtcatgaagaagattctttaACGATGGAGATATGGGTGACAAATGATATCACTGACACCATTGTCACGTCTTGGAGCAAATTTTTAAGAGTTGACTTATACACTCATCGGTTTTATAATGGTGTAACTTTTTTCATTGACGAGGAGAATAAAGCCGCCGTGTTTAGTGAGGATGTACCCGATGATAGTGATGACATACACAGCATTGTATACATTATTGGACAAGATAGATTGAGAATTGTGGATCTTGAAGATGGACCATTTTGGCCACAAATGTTCtgttatgttccaagtttagtTCAAATCTAG
- a CDS encoding F-box and associated interaction domains-containing protein (F-box and associated interaction domains-containing protein; CONTAINS InterPro DOMAIN/s: F-box domain, cyclin-like (InterPro:IPR001810), F-box domain, Skp2-like (InterPro:IPR022364), F-box associated domain, type 1 (InterPro:IPR006527), F-box associated interaction domain (InterPro:IPR017451); BEST Arabidopsis thaliana protein match is: F-box and associated interaction domains-containing protein (TAIR:AT5G47300.1); Has 1845 Blast hits to 1780 proteins in 49 species: Archae - 0; Bacteria - 0; Metazoa - 0; Fungi - 0; Plants - 1843; Viruses - 0; Other Eukaryotes - 2 (source: NCBI BLink).) has product MMMPHLSEDLVEEILSRVPAISLKRLRYTCKQWNALFNDQRFSKKHRDKAPKTYLGLTLKDFRIYSMSSNLHGLLHNNNIDLLMEFKGKLSSLNDLNDFEISQIYPCDGLILCSTKRNTRLVVWNPCTGQTRWIKRRNRRMCDTFAFGYDNSKSSCLNNYKILRVCEKIKGQQFEYEIFEFSSNSWRVLDVNPNCIIEGRSVSVKGNSYWFATITKTHYFIRRFDFSSETFQKLPLPFHIFDYNDSRALSAFREEQLSVLHQSFDTEKMDIWVTNKIDETTDWSWSKFFTVRLINRLDYPISMMMKSPLSFFIDEKKNIILCYDKHRENTYKSLVLIVGKDKVYREFYFPESYELGRTYLCNYVPSLVQIKQSGLISTRKRKRKDFSS; this is encoded by the coding sequence ATGATGATGCCTCATCTTTCAGAGGATTTGGTAGAGGAGATACTCTCTAGGGTTCCGGCTATATCTCTAAAACGATTACGATATACTTGCAAACAATGGAATGCTTTGTTTAATGATCAAAGATTCAGTAAGAAGCACCGTGATAAAGCACCGAAGACATATCTGGGTCTCACATTGAAGGATTTTAGGATTTATTCAATGAGCTCAAATCTGCATGGACTtcttcacaacaacaacattgatCTACTTATGGAGTTCAAAGGTAAACTTAGCAGTCTAAACGATTTAAACGATTTCGAAATATCACAAATCTATCCCTGCGACGGTTTAATATTATGCTCCACGAAGCGTAACACTAGACTCGTGGTTTGGAACCCCTGTACCGGTCAAACCAGGTGGATCAAACGCAGGAATCGTAGGATGTGTGATACCTTTGCTTTTGGATATGACAACAGCAAGTCTTCTTGCCTTAATAACTACAAAATCCTGAGGGTttgcgaaaaaataaaaggacaGCAGTTTGAGTATGAAATCTTTGAGTTTAGCTCTAATTCATGGAGGGTTCTCGATGTTAATCCCAACTGCATCATAGAAGGTAGGAGTGTGTCTGTCAAAGGAAATAGTTATTGGTTTGCTACAATTACAAAAACACACTACTTCATACGacgttttgatttttcatcaGAAACGTTTCAGAAACTTCCTCTTCCGTTTcacatatttgactacaatgATTCTAGGGCTCTATCAGCCTTTAGAGAAGAACAACTCTCAGTGTTACATCAGAGTTTTGATACAGAAAAGATGGATATATGGGTGACCAATAAAATTGATGAGACCACAGATTGGTCATGGAGCAAGTTCTTCACAGTGAGATTAATCAATAGGTTAGACTATCCTATTAGCATGATGATGAAGTCTCCCCTAAGTTTCTTCATCgatgagaaaaagaatatCATTTTGTGTTATGATAAACACAGAGAAAATACCTACAAGTCATTGGTATTAATTGTTGGGAAGGATAAAGTCTACAGAGAATTCTACTTTCCAGAATCATACGAATTAGGTAGGACATATCTATGCAACtatgttccaagtttagtTCAAATCAAGCAAAGTGGACTGATATCTACAAGGAAAAGAAAGCGAAAAGATTTCTCAAGTTAA
- a CDS encoding F-box family protein, translated as MMSNLPLDLVEEILSRVPATSLKRLRSTCKSWNNCYKDQRFTEKHSVIAAKQFLVLMLKDCRVSSVSVNLNEIHNNIAAPSIELKGVVGPQMQISGIFHCDGLLLCTTKDDRLEVWNPCTGQTRRVQHSIHYKTNSEFVLGYVNNNSRHSYKILRYWNFYMSNYRVSEFEIYDFSSDSWRFIDEVNPYCLTEGEVSLKGNTYWLASDEKRDIDLILRFDFSIERYQRLNLPILKSDYETEALSVVREKQLSVLLKRNDTLEREIWVTTNDKIDHTTKNLLWIKFLAIDQRTCYHWSCVSFFIDEEKKMAVFCDGYIGGINETSRRMFYIIGEDKYYRELYVGDSPIRSHRPFVFNYVPSLVQIPQATVIPKRRRRKRKNRN; from the coding sequence ATGATGTCAAATCTTCCACTGGATTTAGTAGAGGAAATACTCTCAAGGGTTCCAGCAACATCTTTGAAACGATTACGATCTACTTGCAAATCATGGAACAATTGCTACAAAGACCAAAGATTCACGGAGAAGCACTCTGTTATAGCAGCAAAGCAGTTTCTAGTTCTAATGTTGAAGGATTGTAGGGTTTCCTCAGTGAGCGTCAATCTCAATGAAATTCACAATAACATCGCTGCTCCATCTATAGAGTTGAAGGGTGTAGTTGGGCCACAGATGCAAATATCTGGAATCTTTCACTGCGATGGTTTATTGTTATGCACCACCAAAGACGATAGACTTGAGGTTTGGAACCCTTGTACTGGCCAAACCAGGCGGGTCCAACACAGTATACATTACAAGACTAACTCTGAGTTTGTTCTTGGGTACGTCAACAACAACTCTCGCCATAgctacaaaatcttgaggtACTGGAATTTTTACATGTCTAACTACCGAGTTAGTGAGTTCGAAATCTATGACTTTAGCTCTGATTCATGGAGGTTTATTGATGAAGTTAATCCCTACTGCCTCACAGAAGGAGAGGTGTCTTTGAAAGGAAATACTTACTGGCTAGCTTCCGATGAAAAACGAGATATAGATCTCATACTAAGGTTTGATTTCTCAATAGAAAGATATCAACGCTTGAATCTTCCGATTCTGAAATCTGACTATGAAACTGAAGCTCTATCAGTTGTTAGAGAAAAGCAACTTTCAGTATTACTTAAGAGGAATGATACTCTAGAGAGGGAGATTTGGGTGACGACCAATGACAAGATTGATCACACGACCAAAAACTTGTTGTGGATCAAGTTCTTAGCAATTGATCAACGTACTTGTTATCATTGGTCTTGTGTGAGTTTCTTCATcgacgaggagaagaaaatggcCGTGTTTTGTGATGGTTATATAGGAGGCATCAATGAGACTAGCAGACGCATGTTCTACATTATTGGAGAGGATAAATATTACAGAGAATTATATGTCGGAGATTCTCCAATAAGATCACACAGGCCATTTGTTTTCAACTACGTTCCAAGTTTGGTTCAAATCCCGCAAGCTACAGTTATACCTAAACGCAGAAGacgtaaaagaaaaaatcgaaattaG